The following coding sequences are from one Shewanella violacea DSS12 window:
- a CDS encoding response regulator has translation MNHLLLIDDDLGLSELLAQLLELEGFELTLAHDGQSGLDLALEKDYDLILLDVMLPKLNGFEVLKSLRANKQTPVLMLTARGDEIDRVVGLEIGADDYLPKPFNDRELVARIKAIIRRSHILPNDKQSCLHEYGDIKLDPSRHEVYCQDQLVILTGTEFGLLFEMIQNAGDLISKESLSEKVLNKKLMPFDRSLDMHLSNLRKKLPERMDGRPRVKTIRGKGYIWLP, from the coding sequence ATGAACCATCTGTTACTGATAGACGATGACTTGGGCTTGTCGGAATTATTAGCGCAACTGCTAGAATTGGAAGGCTTCGAGCTAACACTCGCTCATGATGGACAATCTGGTTTAGATCTGGCTCTAGAGAAAGATTACGACTTGATCCTTCTCGATGTCATGCTGCCAAAACTAAATGGTTTCGAGGTGTTAAAATCTCTTAGGGCTAACAAGCAAACGCCGGTGCTAATGCTCACAGCCCGCGGTGATGAGATTGATAGAGTTGTTGGACTCGAGATAGGAGCCGACGATTACTTGCCTAAGCCTTTCAACGATAGAGAGCTAGTCGCACGTATCAAGGCCATTATTCGTCGTAGCCATATTTTACCCAACGACAAACAATCCTGTTTGCATGAATATGGCGATATCAAGCTAGATCCGAGTCGTCACGAAGTCTATTGCCAAGACCAGCTTGTCATACTTACCGGAACTGAGTTTGGTTTGCTATTTGAGATGATACAAAATGCAGGTGACTTGATAAGCAAAGAGAGCTTGAGTGAGAAAGTACTCAATAAGAAGCTTATGCCATTCGACAGAAGCTTAGATATGCATCTCTCTAATCTACGTAAGAAACTGCCTGAACGTATGGATGGCAGGCCTAGAGTAAAGACGATTCGTGGCAAAGGCTATATCTGGCTACCCTAA
- a CDS encoding tRNA (cytidine(34)-2'-O)-methyltransferase, with protein MFHIALYEPEIAPNTGNIIRLCANNGCQLHLIEPLGFDLEEKKLRRAGLDYADLTCVTRYKDFPSFLEAMDGKRIMACTTKGSRPHSELSFKKDDVLLFGPETRGLPMEIIESLPTSQRLKIPMAGMSRSLNLSNAVAIISYEAWRQIGFEGAL; from the coding sequence ATGTTTCATATCGCACTCTATGAGCCCGAAATCGCTCCCAATACAGGTAATATCATACGTCTCTGCGCCAACAATGGTTGCCAACTGCATTTAATTGAGCCATTAGGATTCGATCTCGAAGAGAAGAAGTTACGCCGTGCAGGATTAGATTATGCCGATCTCACCTGCGTTACTCGATATAAAGACTTTCCAAGCTTCCTCGAGGCTATGGACGGAAAGCGCATCATGGCTTGCACCACTAAGGGTAGCCGCCCTCATAGCGAACTCAGTTTCAAGAAGGATGATGTACTCTTGTTTGGACCGGAAACTCGCGGACTTCCAATGGAAATAATCGAATCTCTGCCAACGAGTCAAAGACTCAAGATCCCCATGGCAGGAATGAGCAGAAGCCTGAATCTTTCCAACGCCGTCGCTATCATCAGCTATGAAGCCTGGCGCCAGATTGGCTTCGAAGGGGCATTATAG
- a CDS encoding M16 family metallopeptidase, which translates to MNTLTHLTKRSNKLMAAITLASVLALSACASTTTSTSVDTGSFSMPAYEHLVLDNGLTIYLMPQREVPLVTVSAVVRAGSVNDTTSGVAAMTAQSLLLGADGKSKADIEQMVDFLGASIYADAGKEGSYIGADFMAKDSKTILPLIKSLLLSPNLDADEFDKLRQREIAGLSQAKESPRSVIGRYFDKLVFGAHPYGNATSGTSESLAELNISQLRAFHKSYYQPSNTAISVVGDFDPEQMKVELSKLFGQWQNSEKILALNLKAQQPELSSPSVLLVDKSDAIETTFLIGGKGISRDNPDYVGLKVVNTILGGRFTSWLNDELRVNAGLTYGARSGFIAYSQGGVFRISTFTKTSTTKETIDLALKTYARLWETGIDQLTLDSAKAYVKGQFPPKFETSGQLAGLLSDMYLYGFDNGFINDFQAKVDGLTLAETQRLVTRYFPQQNLQFVIIGNAETIAPIAAEYGEVKTLDIKAVGFGG; encoded by the coding sequence ATGAATACCTTAACTCATCTCACTAAGCGTTCAAATAAGCTAATGGCAGCAATCACTCTGGCTAGCGTGTTAGCGCTATCGGCTTGTGCCTCAACGACGACCAGTACCAGCGTCGATACCGGTAGTTTCAGCATGCCAGCCTATGAACACCTGGTTTTAGACAATGGACTGACTATATATCTGATGCCCCAGAGAGAAGTCCCCTTAGTGACTGTTAGCGCTGTGGTGCGTGCGGGTTCTGTAAATGATACCACCTCAGGTGTGGCTGCAATGACGGCTCAAAGCCTGTTATTGGGGGCAGATGGAAAATCTAAGGCTGATATAGAGCAGATGGTAGATTTCCTCGGCGCCTCTATCTATGCCGATGCGGGTAAAGAGGGTAGCTATATCGGTGCCGATTTTATGGCTAAAGATAGCAAAACCATCTTGCCGCTCATCAAGAGCCTGCTTTTATCTCCCAACTTGGATGCAGACGAATTTGATAAACTGCGTCAAAGAGAGATTGCCGGATTATCTCAGGCTAAAGAGAGCCCACGTTCTGTTATTGGCCGCTATTTCGATAAACTCGTCTTCGGTGCACATCCATATGGCAATGCCACCTCAGGTACTAGCGAGTCTTTAGCCGAGCTCAATATTTCACAGCTGAGAGCCTTTCACAAAAGTTATTACCAGCCAAGCAACACGGCCATCAGTGTGGTCGGTGACTTCGATCCTGAGCAGATGAAAGTCGAGCTTAGTAAGTTGTTCGGCCAGTGGCAGAATAGTGAAAAAATCCTGGCGCTTAATCTTAAGGCGCAGCAGCCCGAGTTGTCATCGCCTAGTGTCTTGCTTGTGGATAAGAGTGATGCCATAGAAACCACCTTTCTGATCGGTGGTAAGGGTATTTCACGTGATAATCCGGACTATGTGGGTTTGAAAGTGGTAAATACTATCTTAGGTGGCCGTTTTACCTCTTGGCTCAACGATGAGTTAAGGGTGAACGCCGGACTGACCTATGGTGCTCGCTCAGGATTTATTGCTTACTCTCAGGGCGGTGTATTTAGAATTAGCACCTTTACTAAGACTTCAACGACCAAAGAGACTATCGATCTAGCACTAAAAACCTATGCCAGACTGTGGGAAACAGGCATAGATCAGCTGACACTGGATTCTGCCAAGGCCTATGTTAAAGGCCAGTTTCCGCCTAAGTTTGAAACCAGCGGCCAGCTTGCAGGCTTGCTATCTGATATGTACCTCTATGGTTTCGACAACGGCTTCATCAATGATTTTCAAGCTAAGGTGGATGGCTTAACGTTGGCCGAGACTCAGAGATTGGTCACTAGATACTTCCCACAGCAGAATCTGCAGTTTGTCATTATAGGTAATGCCGAGACAATTGCGCCTATTGCGGCCGAATATGGTGAAGTTAAGACCTTAGACATCAAAGCTGTTGGCTTCGGAGGATAG
- a CDS encoding Spy/CpxP family protein refolding chaperone, whose translation MKKNTLKASLLAIVASTALITSAVYAENGQDEAQHHMKSERLAHHGGMGQMFKGLDLTDEQKSEIKLLMKKQKSAMKANHPSKEERQAKKAEFLNLITADNFDETKAQKLMQVRQDKIKYKKLEGMKVQHKVYKLLTPKQQEQFKDNFEKGHSRKGERKAGH comes from the coding sequence ATGAAAAAGAATACATTGAAAGCAAGTTTACTCGCAATTGTAGCAAGCACGGCTCTTATTACATCGGCGGTATATGCGGAAAATGGACAAGACGAAGCTCAGCATCATATGAAGAGCGAGCGTTTGGCTCACCATGGTGGTATGGGTCAAATGTTTAAAGGTCTAGATTTGACCGATGAGCAGAAGTCAGAAATTAAGTTGCTGATGAAAAAGCAAAAGTCTGCAATGAAAGCGAATCATCCTAGCAAGGAAGAGCGTCAAGCCAAGAAGGCCGAGTTCTTAAACTTGATCACAGCCGATAACTTCGATGAGACTAAAGCCCAGAAGCTGATGCAAGTGAGACAAGATAAAATTAAATATAAGAAGTTAGAGGGGATGAAAGTTCAGCACAAGGTATATAAGCTACTTACTCCTAAGCAACAAGAGCAGTTCAAAGATAACTTTGAAAAAGGCCATTCACGTAAAGGCGAACGTAAAGCTGGGCACTAG
- a CDS encoding LysR family transcriptional regulator → MELEDIYRQDLSLLIALQILVEECSVTQAAKRLHLSQSATSRILARLRDMLNDPLFTRVGQKLVPTQFALDCYSQLQQPTGQLIALLTPKEFIPSECQQKFTIAATDYAMQALVPFVLPAIYSKAPNIKLEIIPVHHRELQSQLSQQEADLAICRPISQTQQLNQKYLGKVGVSCLLSPEHPLADSTLTLTDYLFFPHATIAISDGVKALLDSAIATAERNELLRTSHLDSALALLNFHPLIITLPEGMAELAASKHRLRLKPLPFDIPSLDYKLFWHSRSELDKAHKWLREEITASIRQLLKQ, encoded by the coding sequence ATGGAACTAGAAGACATCTACCGACAAGATCTGAGTTTGCTTATCGCATTACAGATCTTGGTTGAAGAGTGCAGCGTGACCCAAGCGGCTAAACGCCTACACTTGAGTCAGTCAGCCACCAGCAGGATATTGGCCAGATTGCGCGACATGCTCAATGACCCTCTATTTACTCGTGTCGGGCAAAAATTAGTACCGACACAATTCGCTCTCGATTGCTATTCGCAGTTACAGCAACCTACAGGGCAATTGATAGCGCTACTGACTCCCAAAGAGTTTATCCCCAGTGAGTGTCAGCAAAAATTCACCATAGCCGCCACCGACTATGCAATGCAGGCACTCGTGCCTTTCGTGTTACCGGCAATCTATAGTAAAGCCCCCAACATCAAGCTAGAGATAATCCCGGTTCACCATAGAGAATTACAATCACAATTAAGCCAACAAGAAGCCGACTTAGCTATCTGCCGGCCAATCAGTCAGACCCAGCAGCTCAATCAAAAATATCTCGGTAAAGTCGGAGTTAGTTGCCTGTTATCACCCGAGCATCCCTTGGCGGATTCGACGCTCACATTAACGGATTACTTGTTCTTTCCCCACGCAACCATAGCTATCAGCGATGGCGTTAAGGCTCTGCTTGATTCAGCTATCGCAACTGCCGAGCGCAATGAACTATTGAGAACTTCCCATCTAGACAGCGCACTTGCCTTATTGAATTTCCACCCTTTGATAATCACCTTACCTGAGGGTATGGCAGAGCTTGCTGCATCCAAACATAGACTCAGGCTAAAACCTCTCCCCTTCGATATTCCTTCACTGGACTACAAGCTGTTCTGGCACTCAAGATCTGAGCTGGATAAGGCGCATAAGTGGTTAAGGGAAGAGATAACGGCTTCAATTCGTCAGTTATTGAAACAGTAA
- a CDS encoding ATP-binding protein — protein MTMSKLPNRIFIKLLLGFWLCSSLIIAIVGLLPLLQQSHDRAPLPHHLSKLLIKVADRVSVHLEDNSQTINTHRFKRLTHIRDINNKPVRFYIVDHQGRVINSHQVSRSLRRFMLMADEAERPMTHQFKSELIFGPYKFDAKGEQYSIYGRLADHHPRPWFFFFAENKLLTLSLAIMLSGLLCGLLAWHLGKPLRTLRLSADALAAGDLTSRVDQATINRKDEIGQLAYAFNSMADSIENMLQSQQRLISDISHELRTPLTRLQLALALARKKGQESAETERIGYEAEQLELMIAELLELSKVKLNAHESKLSLGLAEILGQVLDDADFEAEQQGKSLSINIDEEIKLPLYPRPLSRAIENLLRNAIRYANTHVEIKVSESITSIIIEIIDDGPGIENEQDLEAIFKPFYRPQSARERESGGWGLGLAIAEAAVTAHKGSIVAKNAISQGLNVTIVLPRA, from the coding sequence ATGACAATGAGTAAACTCCCCAATCGCATTTTTATTAAATTATTACTCGGCTTCTGGCTCTGTAGCTCCTTGATCATAGCCATTGTTGGCCTGCTACCTTTATTGCAGCAAAGCCATGACAGAGCACCGCTTCCTCATCATCTTTCAAAGTTGCTAATTAAGGTTGCCGACCGGGTAAGTGTACACTTGGAAGACAATAGCCAAACTATTAATACCCATAGATTCAAACGCCTCACCCACATCAGAGATATAAACAACAAACCTGTCCGTTTCTATATCGTCGATCATCAGGGTAGGGTCATTAACTCACACCAGGTGTCCCGAAGCCTGCGCCGCTTCATGCTGATGGCAGATGAGGCTGAGCGCCCCATGACACATCAATTTAAGAGTGAATTGATCTTTGGCCCCTATAAGTTTGATGCCAAGGGAGAGCAATACTCAATATATGGCAGACTAGCCGATCACCATCCGAGACCTTGGTTTTTCTTCTTCGCAGAGAATAAACTGCTGACATTGAGCTTAGCCATCATGCTCTCAGGACTCTTATGTGGTCTGCTCGCCTGGCATCTGGGCAAACCACTGCGTACATTGAGATTAAGCGCCGATGCACTTGCAGCCGGAGATTTAACCAGCCGTGTCGACCAGGCTACGATTAATCGCAAAGACGAAATTGGTCAGCTAGCTTATGCCTTCAATAGCATGGCCGACTCCATCGAAAATATGCTTCAGAGTCAGCAAAGGTTAATCAGTGATATTTCTCATGAGCTAAGAACACCTCTAACCAGGCTTCAATTAGCCTTGGCTCTCGCTCGGAAGAAGGGTCAGGAATCAGCCGAAACTGAACGTATCGGTTATGAAGCAGAGCAATTAGAGTTGATGATTGCAGAACTGCTTGAACTATCGAAAGTAAAACTCAACGCCCATGAGAGCAAACTTAGCCTAGGTTTAGCTGAAATCTTGGGACAGGTTCTAGATGATGCCGATTTTGAAGCCGAGCAACAAGGTAAATCACTATCGATAAACATAGATGAGGAGATAAAACTCCCTCTCTATCCTAGGCCTCTGTCCCGTGCCATCGAAAACCTGTTACGTAACGCCATCCGATACGCTAATACTCACGTAGAGATCAAGGTATCCGAGTCCATCACCAGTATCATCATTGAGATTATCGATGACGGACCCGGCATCGAAAATGAACAAGATCTTGAGGCCATATTTAAGCCTTTCTACCGTCCTCAATCGGCACGAGAACGTGAATCTGGTGGGTGGGGGTTAGGATTGGCTATCGCCGAAGCTGCAGTAACGGCACATAAAGGCAGTATAGTGGCAAAAAATGCCATCTCCCAGGGACTCAATGTGACCATAGTTTTACCCAGAGCCTAA
- the fieF gene encoding cation efflux pump FieF — protein sequence MNQTSQYDFWVKLASRAAVATALTLIIIKMAAWMYSGSASMLASLTDSFADALASIVNFIAIRYAIVPADQDHRYGHGKAEPLAALAQSAFILGSAFLLLFHGGDRLINPTPVHHAMLGVVVSIIAIILTFALVVLQKKALAATSSTIVEADALHYKSDLYLNAAVLVALVLSQYGWWWADGLFAILIAIFIGQQALGLGYRSIQSLLDRELDDDTRLKIIELAQQDPQVKGIHDLRTRESGKTTFIQCHLELDGSLSLREAHVIADKTEARIREAFSDAEVIIHQDPV from the coding sequence ATGAATCAAACTTCCCAATACGATTTTTGGGTCAAGTTGGCTAGCCGCGCAGCCGTGGCTACAGCTTTGACCCTTATCATTATCAAAATGGCAGCCTGGATGTACTCAGGTTCTGCGAGCATGCTAGCCTCATTGACAGATTCATTTGCCGATGCGCTCGCATCCATAGTTAATTTCATCGCAATTCGATATGCCATAGTCCCCGCAGATCAAGATCATAGATATGGTCATGGTAAAGCAGAGCCATTAGCGGCATTAGCTCAGTCTGCATTTATCTTAGGTTCAGCATTTTTACTACTTTTTCATGGTGGGGACCGTTTAATTAACCCAACACCCGTGCATCACGCCATGCTGGGCGTTGTGGTCTCTATAATTGCGATTATCTTAACCTTTGCCTTAGTTGTTCTGCAGAAGAAAGCCTTAGCCGCTACATCTAGCACTATCGTAGAGGCCGACGCACTTCACTATAAATCAGATCTATACTTAAATGCTGCAGTATTAGTAGCCTTAGTGCTTTCACAATATGGCTGGTGGTGGGCTGATGGCTTGTTTGCAATTCTTATTGCAATTTTTATAGGTCAACAAGCTTTGGGTTTAGGTTATCGCTCAATTCAGTCTCTACTCGATAGAGAGCTAGATGATGATACTCGGCTAAAGATTATTGAGTTGGCTCAACAAGACCCACAAGTGAAAGGCATCCATGATTTAAGAACCCGAGAATCCGGCAAGACCACATTTATTCAATGCCATTTAGAACTGGATGGTTCACTTAGCTTAAGAGAGGCGCATGTCATCGCTGATAAGACCGAAGCAAGAATAAGAGAGGCATTTTCTGATGCTGAAGTCATCATACATCAAGACCCTGTATAG
- the acuI gene encoding acrylyl-CoA reductase (NADPH): MFKALVLTQEGKKTLANIIQIQESDLPEGEVLVDVAYSSLNYKDGLAVTGTGRLIRNFPMVPGIDFAGVVCDSRDPRYKKGDQVILTGWGVGENHWGGMAEKSRVKADWLVPMPQACDEQKAMMIGTAGLTAMLCVQALQDANITPESGAILVTGASGGVGSVAISLLARLGYKVVASSGRVEQNSELLLSLGASEVIDRSELEQDSRPLEKQRWAGIVDTVGNKVLATALAQMNYGGAAAICGLAGGFALPTTVMPFILRGVSLLGIDSVSCPLEKRQAAWERVIELLPESYYQQAAQTIGLDEVAGYADKIVKGQVTGRVLVKI; the protein is encoded by the coding sequence ATGTTCAAAGCACTGGTCTTAACTCAAGAAGGTAAAAAAACCCTAGCAAACATCATTCAGATCCAAGAGTCTGATCTGCCTGAAGGTGAGGTGTTAGTCGATGTCGCTTATTCATCGTTGAACTATAAGGATGGTCTGGCTGTAACAGGTACAGGCCGTCTTATCCGTAATTTTCCCATGGTACCGGGTATCGACTTTGCTGGCGTGGTTTGTGATTCTAGGGATCCGCGTTACAAAAAGGGTGATCAAGTGATCTTAACCGGCTGGGGAGTGGGTGAGAATCACTGGGGTGGCATGGCCGAAAAATCTCGGGTAAAAGCCGACTGGCTAGTGCCTATGCCGCAAGCTTGTGATGAGCAAAAGGCCATGATGATAGGTACTGCGGGTTTAACTGCCATGTTATGCGTGCAGGCGCTACAAGATGCCAATATCACACCTGAGTCCGGCGCAATATTGGTGACCGGTGCGAGTGGTGGGGTCGGCTCTGTTGCCATATCTCTGTTGGCTCGATTGGGCTATAAGGTTGTAGCAAGTTCTGGACGAGTAGAGCAAAATAGCGAGCTATTACTGTCACTCGGAGCCAGTGAAGTGATAGATCGTAGCGAGCTGGAGCAAGATTCCAGACCGTTAGAAAAGCAACGTTGGGCGGGTATCGTAGATACCGTAGGCAATAAAGTGTTGGCAACGGCTCTGGCTCAGATGAATTACGGTGGCGCCGCGGCTATTTGTGGTCTTGCGGGTGGTTTTGCACTGCCCACGACGGTTATGCCATTTATTTTACGGGGTGTAAGTCTACTGGGTATCGACTCGGTTTCATGCCCCTTGGAAAAGCGTCAAGCAGCCTGGGAGCGAGTCATAGAGCTCTTGCCTGAAAGCTATTATCAGCAAGCCGCTCAGACCATAGGTCTGGATGAGGTCGCAGGCTACGCCGATAAGATAGTGAAAGGCCAAGTGACAGGGCGAGTCTTAGTTAAAATTTAA
- a CDS encoding M16 family metallopeptidase: MIRKILGLVLMLGALASTSVQATQAEDIKSFTLDNGMKIMVLEDSSIPNANMYLFWKVGSRNEVPGITGISHFFEHMMFNGSKKYGPKMFDRTMEAAGGANNAYTTENLTVYTDWFPANALETIFDLEADRIGHLDIDAKMVESERGVVASERTTGLENSNWRTLQEEMKGIAFRAHPYSWSVIGHESDITAWTLDDLVQYHKTYYAPNNAVVVIAGDVKFAEVKALANKYFAPIAAQAPPREVTTIEPVQKGERRTYIQKASVSTPNVMLAYHVPATSHEDYYALDLLSSVLSEGNSSRLYQSLVEKQVAIEVETYLPMTIDPNLFYVMGVANPGITAVELEKGMISQINRIAREGVTEKELEKVKNIKLMNFYRSMETINGKANTVGTYELYFGSFEKLFNAPEAYNKVTPADLQRVAQIYLRRANRSVAVLAATEETDE; encoded by the coding sequence ATGATTCGCAAAATTTTAGGGCTAGTACTTATGTTAGGGGCCCTAGCCTCAACATCCGTGCAAGCAACCCAAGCCGAAGACATCAAGAGTTTTACTCTGGATAACGGCATGAAAATAATGGTGTTGGAAGATTCATCGATTCCAAATGCCAACATGTATCTTTTTTGGAAAGTCGGGTCTCGTAATGAAGTGCCAGGTATCACAGGCATCTCTCATTTCTTCGAACATATGATGTTTAATGGCTCCAAAAAGTACGGTCCTAAGATGTTTGACCGAACAATGGAAGCTGCTGGTGGAGCTAACAATGCCTACACCACGGAAAACCTAACGGTTTATACGGATTGGTTTCCTGCCAATGCATTAGAGACCATCTTCGATCTGGAAGCCGATCGTATCGGCCATCTGGATATCGATGCAAAAATGGTAGAGAGCGAGCGTGGCGTGGTTGCCTCTGAGCGAACTACTGGTTTGGAAAATTCAAACTGGCGTACTTTGCAGGAAGAGATGAAAGGCATAGCCTTCAGGGCTCATCCCTACAGCTGGTCAGTGATCGGCCATGAGTCAGATATTACCGCCTGGACCTTGGACGATCTGGTGCAGTATCACAAGACCTATTATGCGCCGAACAATGCCGTAGTTGTCATTGCTGGTGATGTGAAGTTTGCTGAAGTTAAGGCGTTAGCCAACAAGTATTTCGCTCCCATTGCGGCCCAGGCGCCTCCCAGAGAAGTGACGACTATAGAGCCAGTGCAAAAAGGTGAGCGTCGAACTTATATTCAAAAGGCATCGGTAAGTACACCTAATGTCATGCTCGCCTATCATGTACCAGCTACGTCACATGAAGATTACTATGCTCTGGATCTGCTTTCCTCTGTGCTCAGTGAGGGCAATAGCTCCCGCCTGTATCAGTCTTTAGTGGAGAAGCAAGTTGCCATCGAAGTCGAAACTTACCTGCCGATGACAATTGATCCAAACCTCTTCTATGTCATGGGCGTTGCCAATCCAGGGATCACCGCCGTTGAACTTGAGAAGGGAATGATAAGCCAGATCAATCGAATTGCCCGTGAAGGTGTGACGGAGAAAGAGCTGGAGAAGGTCAAAAATATCAAGTTGATGAATTTTTATCGCTCCATGGAAACCATCAATGGTAAGGCAAATACTGTTGGTACCTACGAGCTGTATTTTGGTAGTTTCGAGAAATTATTTAATGCACCCGAAGCTTATAACAAGGTCACACCCGCAGATCTTCAGCGTGTGGCACAAATTTATCTACGCCGTGCAAATCGTAGTGTCGCCGTGCTGGCTGCAACAGAGGAGACAGATGAATGA